Proteins found in one Fibrobacter sp. genomic segment:
- a CDS encoding PD-(D/E)XK nuclease family protein, which yields MDLKYQKYDFTPVLGWSISRFEMFDKCKRQYFYNYYSRFVPDVPQYKMTWYKELTSVALEIGNVVHDVLEKFLKRLQVSITDIDEERFFQYARSLTEQYFSGKTFIEKYYGYCETIDMARVHEKIATCLNNFIKSPSYSWIYMIAVRSVKNWMIEPEGYGETRLQGLKAYCKMDFLLPVDNDIYILDWKTGARDESKHGRQLIGYAAAANSNFGIPWDHIFPRIIYLYPEYSELEIKYDQNSFDEFFSVIKSQTEQMYAFCKDVEKNIPLPLENFEMTVSPTTCRNCNFQGLCFPERAGTRKKEEIAFPCPGQ from the coding sequence TTGGATCTTAAATACCAGAAATATGATTTTACCCCGGTTTTAGGCTGGTCCATAAGCCGCTTCGAGATGTTTGATAAATGTAAGCGGCAGTATTTCTATAACTATTATTCCAGGTTTGTCCCTGATGTCCCCCAGTATAAAATGACCTGGTATAAGGAGCTTACAAGTGTTGCGCTTGAAATCGGGAATGTGGTTCATGATGTACTCGAAAAATTCCTGAAAAGGCTTCAGGTAAGTATTACAGATATCGATGAGGAAAGGTTTTTTCAATACGCCAGGTCTTTAACTGAACAGTATTTTTCCGGGAAAACATTTATCGAGAAGTACTATGGCTATTGTGAAACAATTGACATGGCCAGAGTTCATGAAAAAATCGCAACCTGTCTTAATAACTTCATAAAAAGCCCCTCCTACAGTTGGATCTATATGATCGCAGTGAGGAGTGTAAAAAACTGGATGATAGAACCGGAGGGTTATGGCGAGACACGTCTTCAGGGGCTTAAGGCCTACTGCAAGATGGATTTCCTGCTGCCGGTTGATAATGACATCTATATTCTCGACTGGAAAACAGGAGCAAGGGATGAGTCAAAGCATGGCCGCCAGTTGATAGGGTATGCTGCTGCGGCCAACAGCAATTTCGGTATCCCCTGGGATCATATTTTCCCCAGAATCATCTATTTATATCCGGAATACAGTGAACTTGAGATCAAATACGATCAGAATTCCTTCGATGAATTTTTCAGCGTGATTAAAAGCCAGACAGAGCAGATGTATGCTTTTTGCAAAGACGTTGAAAAGAATATTCCTCTGCCTTTGGAGAATTTTGAAATGACGGTTTCGCCGACAACCTGCAGGAACTGCAATTTCCAGGGGCTTTGTTTTCCGGAGAGAGCAGGGACGAGGAAAAAGGAGGAAATCGCTTTTCCCTGTCCCGGTCAATAA
- a CDS encoding STAS domain-containing protein, translating into MESQIDLVYEDIRGKANAKLIRFIGDLDATNVETVLEKVCSLLNEGINNLVADFQKLRYVNSTGLGILLHFSKSAKEKGGSFKIANINENVYEIIEIIGATSLLEIYDELDEAIAALD; encoded by the coding sequence ATGGAGTCTCAAATCGATCTGGTTTACGAGGATATCCGGGGCAAGGCTAATGCCAAACTCATCCGCTTTATCGGTGACCTTGATGCAACCAATGTGGAAACAGTGCTGGAGAAAGTCTGCAGTCTGTTAAATGAGGGCATAAATAACCTGGTAGCGGATTTCCAAAAGCTCCGTTATGTCAACAGTACCGGACTTGGAATTCTTCTCCATTTCAGCAAGTCCGCCAAAGAAAAGGGCGGCAGTTTCAAAATAGCAAATATCAATGAAAACGTTTATGAGATTATTGAAATTATCGGCGCAACATCGCTGCTTGAGATATATGATGAGCTCGATGAGGCAATCGCAGCTCTGGATTAA
- a CDS encoding ATP-binding protein: MNLKFPFNVVLRFPGDLEYIPAVRKFVSELLQVSGFSQKFAYRSEIIVDEICNNAVTYGCDREDSEVELICSLLQDRIEFTIKDQGGEKIHVEKLQAALKTADVTNAEELKRGLGLEIVRMLSESLDVLIDKNNLTSVHVVRKREDI; the protein is encoded by the coding sequence ATGAACCTCAAATTTCCATTCAATGTAGTGCTCCGTTTTCCAGGAGACCTGGAGTACATCCCGGCTGTCAGAAAATTCGTTTCGGAACTGTTGCAGGTTTCTGGTTTTTCCCAGAAGTTTGCGTACAGGTCAGAGATCATTGTTGATGAGATCTGCAATAATGCTGTTACATACGGTTGTGACAGAGAGGATTCTGAAGTCGAACTTATCTGCTCACTTCTCCAGGACCGTATAGAGTTTACCATAAAAGATCAGGGAGGAGAAAAAATCCATGTGGAGAAGCTTCAGGCAGCATTGAAGACTGCTGATGTAACGAACGCAGAAGAACTGAAGCGAGGTCTGGGTCTGGAGATAGTTCGGATGCTCTCGGAGAGTCTGGATGTTTTGATCGATAAAAACAATCTGACATCTGTACATGTTGTCCGAAAACGGGAAGATATCTGA
- a CDS encoding DUF814 domain-containing protein codes for MNGTERSDTEHFDTLLRKFRSVSQKLSRKLEKQEEELKESRMQLWYKQIGDSLLAISPPLSRGLSEAKITNIHSKTVESVSLNPKLDSRENAQLYFKKAKRSKRGESANSKKVEMTLEEMRILREIETEIEQYNKQPDENRRAALEKRLTEFLSGYLPGENLKKEKTPYRHYTLEGWDIYIGKSDTQNDELSTRFASPSDIWLHVAGHSGSHVVIRHSANAPYPPPEIIREAASMAVWFSKAKHCTFAEVHYTEARYVHKRRGAPAGQVILDRYKTIRVSPKSPQDLFRTSSPD; via the coding sequence ATGAACGGTACAGAACGGTCAGACACAGAGCACTTTGATACTCTGCTCAGGAAATTCAGGTCTGTATCACAAAAACTCTCCAGAAAGCTGGAAAAACAGGAGGAAGAGCTCAAAGAAAGCAGAATGCAATTGTGGTATAAGCAGATCGGAGATTCTCTTCTGGCAATCTCACCGCCTTTGAGCCGGGGCCTCTCAGAGGCAAAAATCACAAATATTCACAGCAAAACGGTAGAAAGTGTTTCCCTGAATCCAAAGCTTGATTCCAGGGAGAACGCTCAACTGTATTTCAAGAAGGCAAAACGTTCAAAAAGAGGCGAATCGGCAAACTCGAAAAAAGTGGAAATGACCCTGGAGGAGATGCGGATACTCAGGGAAATCGAAACGGAAATAGAGCAATACAACAAGCAGCCGGATGAGAACAGACGGGCTGCTCTGGAAAAGAGACTCACTGAATTCCTTTCCGGCTATCTTCCCGGAGAAAATCTGAAGAAAGAGAAAACACCTTACAGACATTATACTCTGGAGGGCTGGGACATTTACATAGGGAAGTCAGATACTCAGAATGATGAACTGTCTACCCGTTTCGCATCCCCCTCGGATATATGGCTTCATGTGGCAGGACATTCCGGTTCTCATGTTGTAATCCGCCATTCTGCAAACGCACCGTATCCCCCTCCGGAAATTATCAGAGAGGCGGCATCGATGGCAGTCTGGTTTTCTAAAGCAAAACACTGTACCTTTGCAGAGGTTCATTACACTGAGGCCAGATATGTGCATAAACGCAGAGGCGCACCGGCAGGTCAGGTAATTCTCGACCGTTACAAGACAATCCGGGTATCACCGAAATCACCGCAGGATCTTTTTCGTACCAGTTCTCCCGATTGA
- a CDS encoding STAS domain-containing protein has protein sequence MKIDISQRGAFQILRIEEDLNVISDLSELRFLINGYLRQGRRHIAVSFTSASYIYSGAIAVLIDVFKQVKEENGELCILEPHPEILSIFHALHLDQFLPIYSSVDELPMIADPAVR, from the coding sequence ATGAAAATCGACATAAGTCAGCGGGGGGCTTTTCAGATTCTCAGAATTGAGGAGGATTTGAATGTTATTTCTGATCTTTCTGAATTAAGATTTCTTATAAACGGCTATCTTCGCCAGGGGAGGCGCCATATAGCGGTTTCATTTACAAGTGCCTCATATATTTACAGCGGTGCAATAGCTGTGCTGATTGATGTATTCAAGCAGGTAAAAGAAGAAAACGGCGAACTCTGTATTCTTGAGCCGCATCCCGAAATCCTCTCGATTTTCCATGCCCTGCATCTGGACCAGTTCCTTCCTATTTACTCCTCAGTTGATGAGCTCCCGATGATAGCTGATCCCGCAGTCAGATAA
- a CDS encoding flagellar biosynthesis protein FlhB has translation MKKTDNREKAVALRYQEKKDDAPRVVATGKGLIARKIKEIALANGVPIYQDNDLVELLAQIDIDREIPPELYAAVAEILSWIYKANKEMRKETIPGM, from the coding sequence ATGAAAAAAACAGATAACAGAGAAAAGGCAGTTGCGCTCAGATACCAGGAAAAGAAGGACGATGCTCCAAGGGTAGTAGCAACGGGAAAGGGTTTGATTGCCCGGAAAATCAAAGAGATTGCTCTTGCAAATGGTGTCCCGATATATCAAGATAATGATCTTGTAGAGCTTCTGGCTCAGATCGATATAGACAGGGAGATTCCACCTGAGCTGTATGCGGCTGTAGCTGAAATACTAAGCTGGATCTATAAGGCAAATAAAGAGATGAGAAAAGAAACTATACCGGGGATGTAG
- a CDS encoding FHA domain-containing protein: MLKFVVFYNGEPLKTYELDEPVVSIGRLPENTISIANMGISRRHTKIEEDADHKYVLSDLNSLNGTYVNGKRVKRITLNSGDKITIGKYTILFEQINLDQESHIGFQEMQPAPSAYSQPIAQSEQIVDEKDVKTEKEESSAVLIETNKHVVYKLDKPFLSVGNGEDDDIFVSGFMIGEGQVSIEKQTEGFYIHANKLMGKIKVNGKSIRNHLLQHKDRIEIGSSTFRFMENG, translated from the coding sequence ATGCTCAAATTTGTAGTTTTTTACAATGGAGAACCGCTCAAGACCTATGAACTGGATGAGCCGGTTGTCAGCATCGGACGGCTTCCTGAAAACACAATTTCAATTGCAAATATGGGCATCTCCCGCCGGCACACAAAGATCGAAGAAGATGCTGACCATAAGTATGTTCTTTCTGATCTCAACTCTCTGAATGGTACCTATGTAAATGGAAAACGGGTGAAGAGAATCACTCTCAACAGTGGTGATAAAATCACAATCGGCAAGTACACTATACTCTTTGAGCAAATCAACCTGGATCAGGAATCCCACATTGGATTCCAGGAAATGCAGCCTGCACCTTCCGCCTACAGCCAGCCGATTGCCCAATCTGAACAAATCGTTGATGAAAAGGATGTAAAAACTGAAAAAGAAGAGAGTTCAGCAGTATTGATTGAAACAAATAAACACGTGGTTTATAAGCTTGATAAGCCCTTCCTTTCCGTAGGAAACGGCGAAGATGATGATATTTTTGTTTCGGGATTTATGATAGGTGAGGGCCAGGTTTCAATAGAAAAACAGACGGAAGGTTTCTACATACATGCTAATAAACTCATGGGTAAAATAAAGGTGAACGGCAAATCGATCCGAAATCATCTCCTCCAGCATAAAGACCGCATCGAGATCGGTTCCAGCACTTTCCGCTTCATGGAGAATGGATAA
- a CDS encoding STAS domain-containing protein encodes MMRINIKEVNATQNAVILHFSGELNSDSISEISDSFNKLESYNRNFAIADMTEASLISSAALGELMGARKRLVERGGDLVLAGLKIEIRTKLNLMGATKIFRIFSDNRSALNAYKWQVERNPEMVHVTFPPYLEIVPPLRQLISRIAKFKGYSNKDSFRIETIVDEVCNNAVEHGKQGNDQKVDLKMNIDPKKIELDVINMSDPDKMDSLKALLKPREGGQEVQSDNKRGRGLALIKMLTDELTVDCSEKGTSVHIKKVREE; translated from the coding sequence ATGATGCGAATTAACATAAAGGAAGTGAATGCTACCCAGAATGCAGTTATTCTGCATTTCTCAGGTGAGTTAAATTCCGACAGTATCAGTGAGATCAGCGATTCTTTTAACAAGCTGGAATCATATAACAGGAATTTCGCTATTGCTGATATGACTGAGGCCTCTTTGATCTCTTCCGCTGCTCTTGGAGAGTTGATGGGTGCAAGAAAGCGGCTTGTGGAGAGGGGTGGAGACCTGGTTTTGGCAGGTTTGAAGATTGAGATCAGAACAAAACTGAATCTGATGGGTGCCACAAAGATTTTCCGGATTTTCAGTGATAACCGCTCAGCTCTTAATGCCTATAAATGGCAGGTTGAGAGGAATCCGGAAATGGTTCATGTAACATTTCCGCCATATCTGGAGATAGTCCCTCCCCTTCGCCAGCTAATAAGCCGCATAGCAAAGTTTAAGGGATACAGCAATAAGGATTCATTCCGAATCGAAACCATCGTTGATGAGGTATGCAATAACGCGGTGGAGCACGGCAAGCAGGGTAATGATCAGAAAGTTGATCTGAAGATGAATATCGACCCAAAGAAGATTGAACTCGATGTTATCAATATGAGTGACCCCGATAAGATGGATTCTCTGAAAGCACTCCTGAAACCCAGAGAAGGTGGCCAGGAGGTACAATCTGATAATAAGCGAGGGAGAGGGTTAGCGCTTATTAAGATGCTCACAGATGAATTGACGGTGGATTGCTCTGAGAAGGGTACCAGCGTTCATATTAAAAAAGTAAGAGAGGAATAG
- a CDS encoding DUF58 domain-containing protein → MKTAALVNPKYLIPLNLNLRAKMIVEGTIAGLHKSPYHGFSAEFLEYRPYLEGESTRRIDWRKFAKTDRTVVKLFEDETNLFAHILVDKSASMAFSSSGNMTKFEYARTLAASLAMLLVNQRDAVGLAVFDEQIGTFLPPRSTNIQLRNIINSLNSIQPGAATLCGKAVDTLARSINKRGLCVIISDLFDELQEVIRGLRHLRFKRQDIIVIWVLDPFELDFSSGASYRIDDLETGQSLTLDGYTASKYFSEGLEKHRREIELACKEMQIDFESVSTEEPFGRSLMRVLEKRRHLH, encoded by the coding sequence ATGAAAACAGCCGCACTTGTAAACCCAAAATATCTGATACCGCTAAATCTCAATCTCAGGGCCAAAATGATAGTCGAGGGCACTATCGCAGGGCTTCACAAGAGCCCTTATCACGGATTCTCCGCTGAATTTCTGGAATACCGGCCCTACCTTGAAGGTGAATCCACCCGGAGAATCGACTGGCGCAAGTTTGCCAAGACTGATCGTACAGTTGTAAAACTCTTCGAAGATGAGACGAATCTCTTTGCGCACATTCTGGTTGATAAGAGTGCCTCGATGGCTTTCAGCTCCAGCGGGAACATGACAAAATTTGAGTATGCCCGCACACTTGCCGCATCATTGGCGATGTTGCTGGTTAACCAGCGCGATGCTGTCGGTCTGGCGGTTTTTGATGAGCAGATCGGGACATTTCTTCCTCCAAGATCTACCAACATCCAGCTCAGGAATATCATCAATTCATTAAACTCGATTCAACCCGGTGCAGCCACACTCTGCGGAAAGGCGGTTGATACCCTTGCCCGAAGCATTAATAAACGAGGCTTGTGTGTCATAATATCCGATCTTTTCGATGAGCTGCAGGAGGTGATAAGGGGACTGAGACATCTCCGTTTCAAACGTCAGGATATAATTGTGATCTGGGTTCTAGATCCCTTCGAACTTGACTTCTCCTCAGGAGCATCCTACCGTATCGACGATCTTGAAACCGGGCAGAGTTTAACTCTCGATGGGTATACTGCATCGAAGTACTTTTCAGAGGGGCTGGAAAAGCACCGGAGAGAGATTGAACTGGCATGTAAAGAGATGCAGATAGATTTTGAATCTGTTTCCACTGAAGAGCCATTCGGCAGATCACTCATGAGGGTGCTTGAAAAGCGGAGGCATCTTCATTGA
- a CDS encoding amidophosphoribosyltransferase codes for MSDSIHESCGIFGVFNHHQASHMVYLGLYALQHRGQESTGIAAADGGNINVQKGMGLVGNVFKHRSVIDNLIGESAIGHNRYSTTGSSTIENAQPILINCRAGQIAGAHNGNLTNASSLRKRMVNDGSIFMSDTDTEVIMHLIARSKRESVDAMILDALSGVYGAYSVVFLTGSSLYGARDPRGMRPLLLGKNPEGSYFLSSETCAFDLIGAQMIREIEPGEMIKIDKHGIVSYRIPVFEPEVKPAHCVFEFIYFSRPDSFVFGSNVDKVRRKFGRQLAIEHPVKDADLVMGVPDSATTAALGFSEESGVRFDIGLIRNHYVGRTFIHPGQANRDFGVRIKFNPVKGVLKGKKVVIVDDSIVRGTTMKKILRLVKTAEPAEVHLRISSPPVLCPCFYGIDMPTGGELIASSRSIEEIKKYLEVDSLGFLSIEGMLSVLPTPQNFCTACFSGKYPVNTEKQFDKTETMS; via the coding sequence GCTGACGGGGGGAATATAAATGTTCAGAAAGGGATGGGCCTGGTCGGCAATGTCTTCAAACACAGAAGTGTAATTGACAATCTGATCGGAGAGTCGGCAATAGGACACAACAGGTATTCCACAACCGGTTCATCAACTATCGAGAATGCGCAGCCAATACTGATAAACTGCCGTGCCGGCCAGATTGCCGGCGCGCACAACGGTAATCTGACAAACGCATCCTCACTGCGCAAAAGAATGGTAAATGATGGTTCGATATTCATGTCGGACACCGATACCGAGGTGATAATGCATCTTATTGCCAGGTCAAAACGGGAATCAGTCGATGCGATGATACTTGACGCTCTCTCAGGTGTTTACGGGGCATATTCGGTTGTTTTCCTTACCGGCAGTTCCCTTTACGGAGCGCGCGATCCCAGAGGGATGCGGCCTCTGCTTCTGGGAAAAAACCCGGAAGGCAGCTATTTCCTCTCATCTGAAACTTGTGCATTCGACCTGATAGGCGCGCAGATGATAAGGGAGATCGAGCCCGGGGAGATGATAAAGATTGATAAACATGGGATAGTTTCCTACCGGATTCCGGTTTTCGAGCCTGAAGTAAAACCCGCCCATTGTGTGTTTGAATTTATCTATTTCTCCCGTCCCGACAGTTTCGTATTCGGAAGCAATGTTGACAAAGTAAGAAGAAAATTCGGTCGTCAACTGGCAATTGAACATCCCGTAAAAGATGCGGACCTGGTGATGGGAGTTCCTGATTCGGCAACAACTGCTGCACTGGGGTTTTCTGAGGAATCGGGAGTAAGATTCGATATCGGTCTTATCCGCAACCACTATGTGGGACGGACATTCATTCATCCCGGACAGGCTAACCGCGATTTCGGGGTAAGAATAAAATTTAATCCTGTAAAGGGTGTATTAAAAGGCAAGAAGGTGGTAATAGTTGATGACTCCATAGTGCGCGGAACTACTATGAAAAAGATACTCCGCCTGGTCAAAACGGCAGAACCGGCTGAAGTTCATCTCAGGATCTCTTCACCTCCGGTACTCTGTCCCTGCTTTTATGGGATTGACATGCCAACAGGGGGCGAACTTATAGCATCGAGCCGTTCAATTGAGGAGATAAAAAAATACCTGGAAGTGGATTCACTGGGTTTTCTTTCCATAGAAGGGATGCTTTCTGTTCTGCCAACGCCCCAGAATTTCTGTACGGCGTGTTTCAGCGGAAAATACCCGGTAAACACGGAAAAGCAATTTGACAAAACAGAGACAATGTCCTGA
- a CDS encoding metallophosphoesterase family protein yields the protein MRFAFISDIHANLEALEAVLKDIDGQSIDEVICLGDIVGYGANPNECVEIVNKRCPVTLLGNHDAAAVDLLSTQHFNIHAKIAIEWTSRNLKKESRQFLRSQPYKHQKLQMTLVHATPYEPNMWYYITSLEEAAFNFQFFDSQLCFIGHTHIPLIIVLDKNNELYVHQDTSVCLHDVEGARLLINVGSVGQPRDRNPGSCYGIFDSEKGVFSYRRVTYNIEKAQAKMKKARMPEFLISRLEDGR from the coding sequence ATGAGATTTGCGTTCATATCCGACATTCATGCCAATCTTGAAGCTCTGGAAGCAGTTCTGAAAGATATTGACGGACAGAGTATTGATGAGGTAATCTGTCTGGGCGATATCGTGGGTTATGGGGCTAACCCCAATGAGTGCGTGGAAATAGTGAATAAAAGATGTCCAGTCACTCTGCTTGGGAATCACGACGCAGCAGCGGTAGATTTACTCTCGACTCAGCACTTCAACATCCACGCCAAGATTGCTATAGAGTGGACATCGAGAAATCTCAAAAAAGAATCCCGGCAATTTCTCAGATCACAGCCTTACAAACACCAGAAACTCCAGATGACACTGGTTCATGCAACTCCGTATGAACCGAATATGTGGTATTACATAACATCACTTGAAGAGGCAGCCTTTAACTTCCAGTTTTTTGATTCCCAACTCTGTTTTATCGGGCATACCCATATTCCTCTGATTATTGTGCTCGACAAGAATAATGAACTCTATGTTCACCAGGATACATCGGTATGTCTTCATGATGTTGAGGGGGCTCGTCTGCTGATAAATGTGGGAAGTGTCGGCCAGCCGCGTGATAGAAACCCCGGATCTTGTTACGGGATATTTGACAGTGAAAAGGGTGTATTCTCCTACCGCCGTGTTACTTATAATATTGAGAAGGCCCAGGCAAAGATGAAAAAAGCCAGAATGCCGGAGTTTTTAATTTCCCGACTAGAGGATGGGAGATAA